CTGGGATAGGTGTTGCTGTGATGAAAAACCACATGCGAATGCGACATCGGTTAAAGACATCGCCTGACGAGAAAGTAATTGTTTAGACAACACAATACGGCGAGATAGAACATATTGATGTGGGGAACACCCAAAGCTTATTTTGAACATTCTAGCGAAATGAAAATCACTTAAATGAGTGAGTTTAGCCAGTTCATTTAATGTGAAAGAGTGAGACACATTTTCTTCAATAAAATCTATTGCTCGTTGTTGATTGATAGGCGATAAGCCACTGGTGCTGAGTGGTGTTTTTATTGGCTGGTGGCAATGCTGACGAACGAGATGAAGCAGCAATACTTGTTGTAAATGAGACACCATCAGTTTATCTGTTGGACTTTCCCAATTAAGTTTTAGCATGGACTCTCGAATAAGCTGATTAGTAAATGGGTCATCAACATAGGTAAGTTCTTTTAATTCTATATGACGACCTTCTTTATCGAATACCTGTTCAGAAAAATTATGTAGATGATCTTGTTCAAAATAGAAATGAAAAAAACGAAAAGGATCGGAAAACGACCAACTAGACCGGTGACCTTTCGGCATTAAACACAACTTATTCGCCCCTCCAAATGCGTTACCTGATCTCATAATTCGTTGGGTATTTTGACCGCCTTCCAAATAGTAGCTCAATGTATGGTGGTCAGGCTTGTCATAGCTCGCCCTGCCATGGCTATTACTCCAAACAGCAGAACCCATACCGTTGTCCTGCCATAATTCCTTATGTAAAGTAGCCGTATTGTTTGTCAACACGTTGAATACTTGTTTGCTTTTTGGCCTTAGAGGCAATCCTTTGTACATCGACACTCCTTAATTAATCTGTAATTTAATATACAGGTTGGGGCTCTTTATAAAAACAGAGGAAAAAAGAAAACCGCAAGAATCTATAAAAACAGCAGGAATATAAACGCACACCGGGCTTCAGACCGATACTATGAAACGATACGACAATAATTTGACGAAGGTGAGTAAGACGATGAACAGTATTCTATACACGATAACGGTCTTTATATGGGGGTCGACCTGGCTTGCTATTTCGTATCAACTTGGTGATACACCTGTTGTGGTGTCTGTGGGTTGGAGGTTTGGTCTTGCTTCAATCGTGTTATTTACCATTTTGATTTTTCGTAATGCATTACCGAAACTGTCTATAGAAAACCATAAGACCGCAGCGTTACTTGGTCTCTGTTTATTTTCAAACAACTTTCTTTGTTTTTACGCTGCAACACAATATCTACCTAGTGGTTTGAATGCTGTTGTGTTCTCACTCGCGCCCATTTTGAATGCTCTTAATCTCTGGGTTTTGGAAAAACATCGCCCATCAGGCCCGTTTTTACAAGGTGCATTGATGGGCTTTATTGGCGTTGTCCTTCTTTTTGTGTCTCAATTTTTAGGTACTGAGATGGACTGGACTATTTTGTTAGGTTTGCTTCTTAGCTTTTTAGGGACGTGTTTGTTTTCAGTAGGCAATATGGTCTCTGCTCGAGCTCAAAAAAAGAAGATGCCACTGTTACCAACTACCGCATGGGCTATGGGCTACGGTTCAGTGTATCTATTTGTTATCGCTCT
This portion of the Vibrio sp. VB16 genome encodes:
- a CDS encoding DMT family transporter; protein product: MNSILYTITVFIWGSTWLAISYQLGDTPVVVSVGWRFGLASIVLFTILIFRNALPKLSIENHKTAALLGLCLFSNNFLCFYAATQYLPSGLNAVVFSLAPILNALNLWVLEKHRPSGPFLQGALMGFIGVVLLFVSQFLGTEMDWTILLGLLLSFLGTCLFSVGNMVSARAQKKKMPLLPTTAWAMGYGSVYLFVIALMFGLPLGITMTPMYLSALVYLAIIGSVIGFNTYLALVGRIGAAKAAYCTVLFPLVALSLSTLFESYEWTWLSALGVTLVLAGNLRVFGIPEPIKRWYNAILA
- a CDS encoding AraC family transcriptional regulator, whose product is MYKGLPLRPKSKQVFNVLTNNTATLHKELWQDNGMGSAVWSNSHGRASYDKPDHHTLSYYLEGGQNTQRIMRSGNAFGGANKLCLMPKGHRSSWSFSDPFRFFHFYFEQDHLHNFSEQVFDKEGRHIELKELTYVDDPFTNQLIRESMLKLNWESPTDKLMVSHLQQVLLLHLVRQHCHQPIKTPLSTSGLSPINQQRAIDFIEENVSHSFTLNELAKLTHLSDFHFARMFKISFGCSPHQYVLSRRIVLSKQLLSRQAMSLTDVAFACGFSSQQHLSQQFKLRVGITPAAFRREQCK